A genomic stretch from Pirellulales bacterium includes:
- a CDS encoding PIN domain-containing protein: protein MGNEYALDAHTLIWFIGGNARLGSNARAALQDPGSRLYLPVIALAEACWAVARGKTSIPSLAALLAAVDADSRTVVVPLDRAILDRSLTLSAIGEMHDRLIAAATLHLAGVSSIVPLLTCDPDIASSGLVTVVW, encoded by the coding sequence GCAATGAGTATGCCCTCGATGCGCACACGTTGATCTGGTTTATCGGCGGCAATGCCCGACTGGGCAGTAACGCCCGCGCGGCCCTGCAGGATCCCGGCAGTCGATTGTATCTGCCGGTGATTGCCCTGGCGGAGGCTTGCTGGGCGGTGGCTCGCGGCAAGACCAGTATTCCATCGCTGGCCGCGCTATTGGCCGCCGTTGATGCCGACTCGCGGACCGTGGTCGTGCCGCTGGATCGTGCCATTCTGGACCGGTCGCTCACGTTGTCAGCGATCGGCGAGATGCATGACCGGCTGATCGCTGCCGCTACCTTGCACCTGGCAGGCGTGTCGTCAATCGTGCCTCTTTTGACTTGCGACCCCGACATCGCATCCTCCGGACTCGTCACCGTTGTTTGGTGA
- a CDS encoding WYL domain-containing protein, protein MTQGPQAGRTPADHSPLLRQWLILQHDEVRHRKVDRIETVERTKFPFQRPAAFDLERHLAGSLGVYHGQQAVRVRVRFAPSAARYIQEKRMHASQRVSRQRDGGAIAEWTLSSTVEARSFILSFGSSAEVLEPAELRAEIAAEVAALAEKYSAADGKRRRVSRKA, encoded by the coding sequence ATGACTCAAGGTCCACAAGCGGGTCGAACGCCGGCCGACCACTCGCCGCTCTTGCGGCAGTGGCTGATTTTGCAGCACGACGAGGTGCGGCACCGGAAAGTCGACCGCATCGAAACGGTCGAGCGGACGAAGTTTCCTTTTCAGCGTCCCGCCGCCTTCGACCTCGAGCGGCACCTGGCCGGCTCGCTGGGCGTTTATCACGGCCAGCAGGCGGTGCGGGTGCGGGTGCGCTTTGCCCCCTCGGCCGCGCGGTACATCCAGGAAAAGCGGATGCACGCCAGCCAGCGTGTGAGCCGCCAGCGCGACGGCGGCGCGATCGCGGAGTGGACGCTTTCCAGCACGGTGGAAGCCCGTTCGTTCATCCTCAGCTTCGGCTCGTCGGCCGAAGTATTGGAGCCGGCCGAGCTCCGCGCCGAGATCGCCGCCGAGGTGGCCGCGCTGGCCGAGAAGTATAGCGCCGCCGACGGCAAGCGACGTCGGGTGTCGAGGAAGGCCTGA
- the ilvE gene encoding branched-chain-amino-acid transaminase, which produces MTTAERPLKVYISGKLYDKADAKISVYDHGLLYGDGVFEGIRSYGGKVFRLEEHLKRLWDSAKAIWLTIPISRDDLAKAVYDTLRANNIADGYIRLVVTRGAGTLGLDPNRTSDPQVIIITDHISLYPRELYEKGLEIITVSVVRNHPAALSPRIKSLNYLNNILAKIEGLQAGCIEALMLNPKGEVAECTGDNVFLARDGVLLTPPIEAGILEGVTRQAVIELARGQKLDVREIPLTKHDVYIADEMFLTGTAAEVIPVVKVDSRVIGGGKPGPITRDLMERFHKLARS; this is translated from the coding sequence ATGACGACTGCCGAACGGCCGCTCAAGGTCTACATCAGCGGAAAGCTCTACGACAAGGCCGACGCCAAAATCAGCGTCTACGATCACGGCCTGCTCTACGGCGACGGCGTGTTCGAGGGCATCCGCAGCTACGGCGGCAAAGTTTTCCGCCTGGAAGAACACCTCAAGCGGCTGTGGGACTCGGCCAAGGCCATCTGGCTCACCATTCCCATCTCGCGCGACGACCTGGCGAAAGCGGTCTACGACACGCTCCGGGCCAACAACATCGCCGACGGCTACATCCGGCTGGTGGTCACGCGCGGGGCGGGCACGCTCGGCCTCGATCCCAACCGCACCAGCGACCCGCAGGTGATCATCATCACCGACCATATCTCGCTCTACCCCCGCGAGCTGTACGAGAAGGGCCTGGAGATCATCACGGTCAGCGTCGTCCGCAACCACCCGGCGGCCCTCAGCCCGCGGATCAAGTCGCTCAATTACTTGAACAACATCCTGGCCAAGATCGAGGGCCTGCAGGCCGGCTGCATCGAGGCCCTGATGCTCAACCCCAAAGGCGAGGTGGCCGAGTGTACCGGCGACAACGTGTTTTTGGCGCGCGACGGCGTGCTGCTCACGCCGCCGATCGAGGCCGGCATTTTGGAGGGCGTCACGCGGCAGGCCGTGATCGAGCTGGCCCGCGGGCAAAAGCTCGACGTGCGAGAGATCCCGCTCACCAAGCACGACGTTTACATCGCCGACGAAATGTTCTTGACCGGCACGGCCGCCGAGGTCATTCCGGTGGTGAAAGTCGACAGCCGCGTCATCGGCGGCGGCAAGCCGGGACCGATCACCCGCGACCTGATGGAGCGGTTCCACAAGCTGGCGCGAAGTTAG
- a CDS encoding serine/threonine-protein kinase, with protein MSSPLSAPASATADRDEQLGRLLASMTDELRAGRWVDVDALGREHPELSAELRELWAAVRVAEGVAIGLSESSGPTADWLPEATLVPGDLPRRFGDFELLEELGRGGMGVVYKARQVSLGRTVAVKMILRGELASPAEVARFRSEAAAAARLEHPHIVPVYEVGDCDGQPYFVMKYIEGTTLARRLAEGPTTAREAAALLLTVCQAIEFAHQNGVLHRDLKPSNILIDGEGRSHVSDFGLAKQVTGNHELTRSGAVLGTPSYMAPEQAAGNRGQLGPASDVYSLGTVLYQMLTGRPPFQAATPVDTVLLVLEQDPLPPRLLNPKADRDLEMIALKCLQKPPLLRYPTAQALADDLAAYLHDEPISARTGRFTQVVARWFRETHHATVLENWGLLWMWHSLALFVICLVTNAFQWQGITSTGPYLALWTAGLGTWAGIFWALRRRTGPVTFVERQIAHIWAGSVISISVLFLVENLLRLPVLTLSPLLAVVSGVVFISKAGILTGAFYLQAAALFATALVMAWMDRTDIPGSITLFGVVSGLSFFFPGLKYYRQRMRGEG; from the coding sequence ATGTCTTCTCCGCTTTCCGCCCCTGCCTCGGCGACCGCCGATCGCGACGAGCAGCTTGGACGCCTGTTGGCAAGCATGACCGACGAGCTGCGCGCCGGCCGCTGGGTCGATGTCGACGCGCTGGGCCGCGAGCATCCCGAACTGTCGGCCGAGCTGCGAGAGCTATGGGCCGCCGTGCGGGTGGCCGAAGGCGTGGCGATTGGCCTGAGTGAATCGAGCGGCCCGACGGCCGACTGGCTGCCGGAAGCCACGCTCGTGCCCGGCGATTTGCCGCGCCGCTTCGGCGATTTCGAGCTGCTCGAAGAGCTGGGGCGCGGGGGCATGGGTGTGGTCTACAAGGCGCGGCAGGTCAGCCTGGGCCGAACGGTGGCGGTGAAGATGATCCTGCGGGGCGAGCTGGCGTCGCCGGCCGAGGTGGCCCGCTTTCGCTCGGAGGCCGCCGCCGCGGCCAGGCTGGAGCACCCGCACATCGTGCCCGTCTATGAAGTGGGCGACTGCGACGGCCAGCCCTACTTTGTGATGAAATACATCGAAGGCACGACGCTGGCGCGGCGGTTGGCCGAAGGTCCCACGACCGCGCGCGAGGCCGCCGCCCTGCTGCTCACCGTTTGCCAGGCCATCGAGTTCGCCCATCAGAACGGCGTGCTGCACCGCGATCTGAAGCCCTCGAACATCTTGATCGACGGCGAGGGCCGCTCGCACGTGAGCGATTTTGGACTGGCAAAACAGGTGACGGGCAACCACGAGCTGACGCGCTCCGGCGCGGTCCTCGGCACGCCCAGCTACATGGCGCCCGAACAGGCCGCCGGCAACCGCGGGCAACTCGGCCCCGCCAGCGACGTCTACAGCCTGGGCACGGTCCTCTACCAGATGCTCACGGGCCGGCCTCCCTTTCAGGCGGCCACGCCGGTCGACACCGTGTTGCTGGTGCTCGAACAAGATCCGCTGCCGCCGCGGCTGTTGAACCCCAAGGCCGACCGCGACCTGGAGATGATCGCCCTGAAGTGCTTGCAGAAGCCGCCGCTGTTGCGCTACCCCACCGCCCAGGCATTGGCCGACGACCTGGCCGCCTATCTGCACGACGAACCGATCTCGGCACGCACCGGCCGCTTCACGCAGGTGGTGGCACGTTGGTTCCGCGAGACGCACCACGCCACCGTGCTGGAGAATTGGGGCCTGCTCTGGATGTGGCACAGCCTGGCCCTGTTCGTGATTTGCCTTGTCACCAACGCCTTCCAATGGCAAGGCATCACCTCGACCGGTCCCTACCTGGCGCTCTGGACCGCCGGACTGGGCACCTGGGCGGGCATCTTCTGGGCCCTGCGGCGACGCACCGGTCCCGTGACGTTTGTGGAACGCCAGATCGCTCATATCTGGGCCGGCAGCGTGATCAGCATCTCGGTGCTGTTTCTGGTCGAGAACTTGCTGCGGCTGCCCGTGCTCACGCTCTCGCCGCTGCTGGCCGTGGTGAGTGGAGTGGTCTTCATCTCGAAGGCGGGCATTCTCACCGGGGCGTTTTATCTGCAAGCCGCGGCCTTGTTCGCGACCGCCCTGGTGATGGCCTGGATGGACCGGACCGACATTCCGGGCAGCATCACGCTGTTCGGCGTCGTGTCGGGCCTGTCGTTTTTCTTTCCGGGGCTGAAATACTATCGTCAGCGGATGCGGGGCGAAGGTTGA